GATCATGAAAAATAAGGAAATAAACAGCCAGTATAATAGTCCGGCCCCTTGTTGATAGCTCGAACCAAAGCACAAAAGAATAATGTCATCCTTAAAAAACATCCCCAGGGGAACAATAAAAAGGGTGAGGATGCCAGCATAAAATACCAGCTTGTTGGTCAGCTGTAGAAATTTGTTGGGATCGTTGGCATGCAGGCGAAGCTCGCGAAAAAAAACATTGGCAAAGGGAAAGAGAATAAACATCACCCCTTCGAGAATTCTGGAAGCGGCGGCATAGAATCCGACCTGATGAAGAGTCCCTTCAATGTGCCGAAGCATCACGATGTCGATTTTAAAATAAATCAGGGTGGCAACATCAATGGTCAATAAAGCGGCCAGGGAACGGTAGATTTTCGGGTTGGGTTTGACGAAGAGAACTTTTTTGAGAGGATACGCGCGTTGAAAAATTAACGAAACCAGAAACCCAAAAATCCATCCGGCAAAAATCCATTCCAATTGGAGAGAAACAAGAAAAATAAAACCCAAAATTCCCACGCCGGACAAAGAACGGACCGTCACCCGCCACCAGGCCTCCCGGTTGAAATCTCCTTTGCCCTTTAAAACGGATGAAATGAAATTGGTCGCCGTCCCCAATCCAAACGCGGCTATAGCGAGAAGCAATGAAACTTTGTCCGCAAATGGAAATACGAGGACGATGAATATACCCGTGCCTGTTATTACCAGTAGATGGCCAAGAGCGACTGGAAACAATTG
The nucleotide sequence above comes from Nitrospinota bacterium. Encoded proteins:
- a CDS encoding flippase, yielding SRRDAYLVFFSIPPPHLLSMSLARPIVTQWLATVFVAGFSMLMTFFLARLFGPEIFGQYSYIITLASLFAILQDGGFRTLLFREFTSPSLSIKTDQLFPVALGHLLVITGTGIFIVLVFPFADKVSLLLAIAAFGLGTATNFISSVLKGKGDFNREAWWRVTVRSLSGVGILGFIFLVSLQLEWIFAGWIFGFLVSLIFQRAYPLKKVLFVKPNPKIYRSLAALLTIDVATLIYFKIDIVMLRHIEGTLHQVGFYAAASRILEGVMFILFPFANVFFRELRLHANDPNKFLQLTNKLVFYAGILTLFIVPLGMFFKDDIILLCFGSSYQQGAGLLYWLFISLFFMIPNLVLTQGALAINRENYYALGACGAALLNIILNFFLIPVYGAKGAAFGTIATEAFLLAFMGYGIYAWSWKRRPSAGESQ